One part of the Ovis canadensis isolate MfBH-ARS-UI-01 breed Bighorn chromosome 8, ARS-UI_OviCan_v2, whole genome shotgun sequence genome encodes these proteins:
- the EEF1A1 gene encoding elongation factor 1-alpha 1 encodes MGKEKTHINIVVIGHVDSGKSTTTGHLIYKCGGIDKRTIEKFEKEAAEMGKGSFKYAWVLDKLKAERERGITIDISLWKFETSKYYVTIIDAPGHRDFIKNMITGTSQADCAVLIVAAGVGEFEAGISKNGQTREHALLAYTLGVKQLIVGVNKMDSTEPPYSQKRYEEIVKEVSTYIKKIGYNPDTVAFVPISGWNGDNMLEPSANMPWFKGWKVTRKDGNASGTTLLEALDCILPPTRPTDKPLRLPLQDVYKIGGIGTVPVGRVETGVLKPGMVVTFAPVNVTTEVKSVEMHHEALSEALPGDNVGFNVKNVSVKDVRRGNVAGDSKNDPPMEAAGFTAQVIILNHPGQISAGYAPVLDCHTAHIACKFAELKEKIDRRSGKKLEDGPKFLKSGDAAIVDMVPGKPMCVESFSDYPPLGRFAVRDMRQTVAVGVIKAVDKKAAGAGKVTKSAQKAQKAK; translated from the exons atgggaaaggagaagaCCCACATCAACATCGTTGTCATTGGGCACGTAGATTCAGGGAAGTCTACCACGACTGGCCATCTGATCTACAAATGTGGCGGGATCGACAAGAGAACAATTGAAAAGTTCGAGAAGGAGGCTGCCGAG ATGGGAAAGGGCTCCTTCAAATATGCctgggtcttggacaaactgaAAGCTGAACGTGAGCGTGGTATTACCATTGATATCTCCCTGTGGAAGTTTGAGACCAGCAAGTACTATGTTACCATCATTGATGCCCCAGGACACAGAGACTTCATCAAAAACATGATTACAGGCACATCCCAG gcTGACTGTGCTGTCCTGATTGTTGCTGCTGGTGTTGGTGAATTTGAAGCCGGTATCTCCAAGAACGGGCAGACCCGTGAGCATGCCCTTCTGGCTTACACCCTGGGTGTGAAACAACTAATTGTTGGCGTTAACAAAATGGATTCTACTGAGCCACCCTATAGCCAGAAGAGATATGAGGAAATTGTTAAGGAAGTCAGCACCTACATTAAGAAAATTGGCTACAACCCCGACACAGTAGCATTTGTGCCAATTTCTGGCTGGAATGGTGACAACATGCTGGAGCCAAGTGCTAAT ATGCCATGGTTCAAGGGATGGAAAGTCACCCGTAAGGACGGCAATGCCAGTGGAACCACCCTGCTTGAAGCTCTGGATTGCATCCTGCCACCAACTCGCCCAACTGACAAACCCTTGCGTTTGCCTCTCCAGGATGTCTATAAAATTGGTG GTATTGGTACTGTACCTGTGGGTCGTGTGGAGACTGGTGTTCTCAAACCTGGCATGGTGGTCACCTTTGCTCCAGTCAATGTAACAACTGAGGTGAAGTCCGTAGAAATGCACCATGAAGCATTGAGTGAAGCCCTTCCTGGGGACAATGTGGGCTTCAATGTCAAGAACGTGTCTGTCAAAGATGTCCGTCGTGGCAATGTGGCTGGTGATAGCAAAAATGATCCACCCATGGAAGCTGCTGGCTTCACAGCTCAG GTGATTATTTTGAACCATCCAGGCCAAATCAGTGCTGGATATGCACCTGTGCTGGATTGTCACACAGCTCACATTGCTTGTAAGTTTGCTGAGCTGAAGGAGAAGATTGATCGTCGTTCTGGGAAAAAGCTGGAAGATGGCCCTAAATTCTTGAAATCTGGTGACGCTGCCATCGTTGATATGGTTCCTGGCAAGCCTATGTGTGTCGAGAGCTTTTCTGATTATCCTCCCCTGG GCCGTTTTGCTGTGCGTGACATGAGACAGACAGTCGCTGTGGGTGTCATCAAAGCAGTGGACAAGAAGGCAGCTGGAGCTGGCAAGGTCACCAAGTCTGCCCAGAAAGCTCAGAAGGCTAAATGA